The genomic segment CATCTAAAATTGAGTACAACATTTCACGTTTGTaataaaatttcataaaaattatcaCAATAACAATTTAAAAATGTCATAATATCTTTGACAACACTTTTATAATatcattaattttaatttatatgacatttaatattaaaatatcattatttatttttaatgacactTTGTCTCGATATTTTCAAAAACATGTTATCTTATATAAATTTTTAAGACATTAAAAAGAAAATGTCATAAAAATTTTATTGTTAAAAGtactttttgttgtagtgattccGTAACAGACTAGATGCCAGGCGACACATCGTCTAATACTTTTCTCTCTAGGGTTTTGAGAGCCCAAGCAATGCGTCGCCTCTTAGGAGGTGTCATATTATCGATACCTCTGTAATATGACTCCATGAGATGcctcaaaacacctccaaataaatattttgaaCACAAAAGTTTGATTTAAAAATACTTATACTCAAAATCAACTTTCACATATTTACTTTTgtgaaattattattattttagcaTATATTCATACCTAAATAATTCTAccatatatttaaccaatctcaacacttAGTGAGACAAAACCAAAGCTCTTTTGAATGTTCCAGAAAGAGAAATGCTTAAGCATTAGTGTAAATTAGTTTAATATTGAGAGCAAAAGATGTATATCAATACCTGCTACTTTTACCTTATAAAACTTCAAATACTAATAAATGGAATTTGTATTCgttatttaaaaataaagaacATTTCAATAGTTCAATGCATTTATCATACAAAAATTTTATAAATTGAAGTTTACACCAAGTaccaaaaaaaaatctaataagaCTATTTAAGTACATATCACATAAACTACGTGGTCGCATACTAATTAAGTATATGGTTAattttgcttcttttttttttggtaatacaataaattatattatacATATAAAAAGTGAAAATAGAAGCCACTTCAACGTCACACATATTTTAAGTATTTTTTGTCTTGGTTGGGGGCGAAAACGTATTAGAAAGAAGAGGAGGAGAAATAATAGTTTTTTTTGTCAACATGTGGTTCAGCAGGCGTAGGCTAAGGCTACTGACTACTAACCTGGCGCAATTTAGCATTGCAACGTAGATGTTGAGCTGTAAAATTGTCGTTTTGAGACTTTTAGTTGTGAGAGGGCTATAAAAAGTGTCACGTTGTCTTGATAATTCTCCTCGTGGGTGGGTCTGTTTCCAAAACTCAAAGCCATTGTCAAAAGGCGTGAACAGCGAAGGAGAGAGAGAGCCGAGAGCGACTGGAACGCCGCTGTTGTCGTTTTGGTCTCTGTAAGGTCGCTTCGGTCAGCAGTCGGAAATGGTGGATCAGTTCGTGATTGGTTGGATCTCAGTCTCGTTGCTCAGCCTTATTGCGTTCTACAATCTGGTCCTCAAGAACAAGACTCCAACGGATTCGTCGGGGAAGATAACCGAATGCGTCCAGAATAATATCACGGCCATTAGCGGCGAATGCCAATCCAAAGATGGCGATGTAGACGTAATTATCGTTGGAGCCGGTGTCGCCGGCTCTGCTCTTGCTCACACACTCGGCAAGGTAAATTTATcagttttcttgtttttttttaatttttcctcCTGAATTTTCTCTGCAATCAAACGAATCCATAATCTTTTATTATGTTGTTTTTGGCTTCTAGTACTAGAGACAGCTTGAATTCTTATATTATACATCTATCATCAAGTTAATTGAAAAACAAACGAAAAAAATCAAAACGAAACACACGGCTTAAGGCATTGATTATTTTATgatataattttgtaagttttggaGTTTGGATTATTCATCAATTTATCTGTTTTGTAGCTCTGAAAAACAAATTTCAGAGAATTTTTAAATTTATCATGCTTAACTGTTACAGCTGACTTTATGGGATTAGAGATATTAATGTACTTGTAATCATTGTCAAGTGcttattttcattttaatttttctaGATTCATGAATTAAACTTTCAAAGGAGATAAATACGTAGGAAGATCGTATGTGCTTAACGATGCCGTAGATATGGCGCCTGTACTCTGTAATAGTTTTTGATTCCCCGAGAAGATTTTTTGATGTTGACGTCGCATACAACtagtataattatatattaagaACATGTAGTTTTGGAATTTTTTTCTTTGCGTAGTTAGCGACATGACCAAAGCTCCGACTGGaggcttttaaaaaaaatttgtgttGCGATCACCTAGATGAGTTTTTAATCCGACCaattttggtttttattttttatttttatttttatatctaGCGGTAGGAAAATAATCCTTAAGAAATCTTCTCAAGTTCAATCATATGAAATAGGAGATAATTTTGGTCAATTTCATGTCATTCACATGGAGATATGGAGTACTAtagctattttttttattctttctattaTTGTTATTAGATATTTTCCCCAAAAGAAAGCACCAGTAAATAATCGGAGACTTTGTGTGTTCACTAATTTGATACAAATAAATTATCTTTGTAGCAGGCTTGTTGGACTTTTTATTATCAATTTGCAATTTTTTATTTCATACTTTCAACCattgttaataattttttttttagaattataCTTACGCCCGTGCTTGATTGGGACTCAAGCATTTGAAAAAGTGAGCACACAACCGTTCTATAGAAGTACTCGGCAATAAATTATTTTCGCATGAAAGAGTTTAATATTATCTTTAATTACAGCAGCCAAATTTTAAGGGGAACTAGTGCCTAAGCAAAATAACTTCATGCTTAAGGCGCAATTTATGTATCTTTTGGCCAACTTTTGTGAATTGGATATTATTACACATTTAGATAAAAATCTGGCATATTTAAGTATGTACAGTAGACCCTATCGTTTGCCTGCTACCAAATTATGGTTGTCAATTTctagcaaaataaaaaaaaattatggttgCCCATAGCATAACTTATTGGCTACTGACTCATGTTGAATACTACGGTCTAGTTTTATCGCTATGTAGCCTATTTTACACTGCCTAGTCAATTTGGGTGAGATCAATTTGCAAATAGATTATTGGTCTTCAAGTGCAGGTCGGACGCCGAGTGCATGTGATTGAAAGAGACTTGACGGAGCCAGACAAAATTGTTGGTGAACTACTGCAACCTGGAGGCTATCTCAAATTAATTGAGTTGGGACTTCAAGGTAAATTCTGTCTGAACTTTGTACCTTGCTGGATTATTTGTGATGGCACAAGTATGTGCTTGATAATGAGTACTTTCAGATCGTTTTATTGTTTTCTATGGAGGTAGAAATAGTTTTTAAACGAAGGTCAGATTGTATCTGAATGCAGATTGTGTGGAGGAACTTGATGCTCAGCGTGTGTTTGGATACGCTCTTTTCAAGGATGGGAAATACACTCGACTCTCTTACCCCTTGGAGAATTTTCACTCAGATGTGTCTGGAAGGAGCTTTCATAATGGACGTTTCATTCAGAGGATGCGGGAGAAAGCTGTTTCTCTTCCAAAGTATATATTTTGCCATTGTAAATTAATGCCGCTTTCTTAATATCCTTGGCTTTTTGTTTGTCAGCTGATATTATATCTTGCCTTTCATTAATTGTaatatccttttttttttatgtttttcttcttcAGTGTACAACTAGAGCAAGGAACAGTTACTTCACTGCTTGAAGACAATGGAACAGTTAAGGGGGTGCAGTACAAGACTAAGACTGGCCAAGAAATGATGGCATATGCTCCTCTGACTATTGTTTGCGATGGCTGTTTCTCAAACCTACGCCGTTCGCTTTGCAATTCTAAGGTTGTTGCCTTTCATTCTTGTCAGATTGTGAAATTTGTATGAAGCAGCTAAATTCTAAGTAGGGATAAATTGGATTCATGTTTATACGGGAGTCAGCAAGTTTTTCCCTAACAAGTCCTCAAGAATTTAAAGTCTCATGTCTGTTTTGTTCTACAGGTTGATGTGCCATCTTGTTTTGTTGGTTTGGTTTTGGAAAACTGCAACCTTCCATATGTAAATCACGGGCGTGTTATACTAGCAGATCCTTCTCCCATTTTGTTCTATCAAATTAGTAGTACAGAAGTTCGCTCTCTGGTTGATGTTCCAGGACAGAAGGTTCCTTCTATTTCAAATGGTGAAATGGCAAACTACTTGAAGACTGTGGTTGCTCCTCAGGTTTATACTTGCTCTACTGCATCAAAATATTTCTTTCTGTTTGCCACTTTTTTCGTTAGTGAATTTACATGCCATCTAATTAAATTGTTTCAAACTGACCACATTATGTCATTTTGCAGATTCCTCCTCAAATTTATGATTCCTTTGTGGCTGCAATTGACAAGGGTAGCATAAGGACAATGCCAAACCGGAACATGCCTGCTTCTCCCCAGCCTACCCCTGGAGCCCTGCTAATGGGAGATGCATTCAACATGCGCCATCCTCTAACCGGTGGAGGAATGACTGTGGCATTGTCTGATATTGTTGTCCTCCGTGATCTTCTAAAGCCTTTACATGATCTAAACGATTCATTTAGTCTCTGCAAATACCTCGAATCCTTTTACACTTTGCGAAAGGTAGCTCAATTAACATGTTGACGTCATAATTGAACTGGTTCAGATCTCTGATGTTGCCATTTTCAGTTGCATGGTGCAAGTATCATAAAATGTCAAGATTTATAGTAGCATTCAATATACTTTGCTCAACTTATTAACACCTTAATTCTTCCATTTTGCAGCCAGTAGCATCCACTATAAACACATTGGCTGGAGCTCTGTACATGGTCTTTTGTGCTTCACCTGATCAAGCAAGGAAGGAAATGCGTGAGGCTTGCTTTGATTATTTAAGTCTTGGTGGAGTTTTCTCAACAGGACCAGTCTCTCTTCTTTCAGGATTAAACCCTCGTCCATTGAGCTTGGTTCTTCATTTTTTTGCTGTTGCAATATTTGGTGTTGGTCGATTGTTGCTTCCATTTCCGTCGCCTAAGCGCATCTGGATTGGAGCCAGATAGATTTCGGTGAGCAtagattttcttttgtttttcttctttccccTTTCTAAATTCTTTCCAAATGTTAGAAAGTAGAAATCTTAAAGCCAAGATGTTTCTCTGCAGGGTGCCTCAGGAATCATCTTCCCGATCATCAAGGCGGAAGGAGTAAGGCAAATGTTCTTCCCTGCAACTATTCCAGCTTATTACAGAGCCCCTCCTGCTAGGTGAAAGCCAGTTGGTTGGACATTACAAAGACATACACACACACTAGAGAAGGCAAACGTTGAGTCTGCTGTTATCATATACATTCATTATCTTGTTTGTACCTCTCATCCCCTCCCCTTGCTCCAAAAGAATTTGGGGAACAGTGTAATGCTTCACCACTATTTGTGCTGTAAACGAACGTTTTAGTGTCTAGGACTgttcataactttattttttataatataatataatttcaaaatccAAATTTTGTCATTCTTTTTTGTTGAGTTTTCCATCAAAACCATTTTCTTTACAATTTATCATCCGTCAACAAGCAAAAATTGTAATCTACATTCTGGTGTCAATCAATACATATGTCGAACCATGTAATCGTTTGGCATCCATGAAAGCCAGCTCTAtgaatctttatttttttttttagcgTAAAGAGTTTTTAGAATTTAATGTCAAACGGCAAAAAATTTAAGTATTTATGCTAAACTTTTTTTAATAGAAGAATCGGAGCACCAAGTATGCCAACCAAACTTTACCTGATAAATTTGGTATGTATTTATCCGTTTCTATATATCTTAAGCATCAACTTTCATCATTGTATGCAGCTTATTTGTTGGTTTTGGAAATGAACCAGGTGTAAACTTGTAAACACAATATGAGCATCATTGATATGGCCCAATAAATTCTTAAGCGGTGGCAATAATAAACAGGCTATGTTATATTCACAGAGAGACAAACACAactagtaaataaaagataacaCTAAAGTATTGAAGAGgtggattttgtgaaattaaaatgatagattagaGAAAGTGATTAGATAAAGAGCATGGGAAGATAGAGAAGCAGGGCTGTAAATCCtatatattgatattaattcaaaacacagttgcaattctacacccttaattgcaactggaagattTATATGTTAAAAGCGcgaattaattaatatatattaaattgaatctaactcctaatttcatagcatatcatattatatatccaagagcgacaaaataccaatggcagaatgcactaaaagacatacaatataacaaatatactaaaataaatcaacaatctaagttacatatgaaaagcatgactgaacttatgtaaaagatgctaaataattttagaaaagaaattacaagatgagaaataaaataattaatgagatatgaaaatgaagcataagaagaatcaatatcactgttgagaatgagaagtacaataACTACACTCTAActtcaccaatatttctaaaatagttcactcatttttgtcacctaaaacaagcaaaactAAGCTAGAAAGCAACAAAATAACAAAGTGTATTTTTCCACTATAAAATCTGATGATTTTTCCCTAcatttggctctctatttatagtggaaataggacccaaaatgtgtaaaatTGTGCACAAAAGAAATGGGAAAATGACTCAAAAAGCTGATGAAAATGGGACAAGCGGGACACTTGTCAAGCTCAGATTGGCTTTGGAAAAGTGGCTGCTAGTGGAGTGGGGACAAGGAGGCCATGTGGCGCTTTCTAACTGGCTCGGTAGGAGGCGTGGGACCGTGGCATCAGGCGGATAGGACAACTCGTCAGATCGTGGCAGGCGCACATCAGGGAGGCTTCAAGCAGCTCGGCTAGTTGGGCTGCTGGCTCACGTGGCTCAGAAGGAGTGGCTGCTGAAGGCTTTGGGCCTAATTTGCTCAACAATTgtcttcaaaaatgtcatttgttTCTAttctttcttcttcatttttctgtgtcaaaatacattttatttcctgaaaatttgaacacaaattaaattaagaataatattttcaaatataaaatatattacaataaattcatgaaaatattaattaaaattaatttattttaaactttaaaactaataaaatgatatttttgagcattaatcacaacccccaaccaacttattgctagtctctagcaattcaagggaaatgataaatgtcaacatgatatatttcaggtcaatttttttaaaagaacctaagtattaacacaaaatgttagtaacaagtcgacaagagttatcaaaattactttgaacaaatctagagttgtgagtgtgtgcaccaaacttgtaccttcttaccgcaaaccatagcacataaaacCTTCGAAATTATGCcgagtaaaagtctcaactccattaacatctcatgtaattgaaaatatttaaagttaagggtttcgctcatggagttggaaataaaGAAGTAAACACTCTTCAAATGGATATAAATTTAGAAAAAattcttaaataattattgaaacgaagataagaaataaactatttggacaaccatcATAAAAAGTACCACAAAATCAGTTTTTCAGGATTTCTAAGTTAATAGATAATCTTTACATTTTTTCTAAAAGCCAAAAATaatacacacattttttttaaaacataaggaacataattgaaaatgatagaactattgctcttgtgctattttttttttcttcttcttcttctctttttttttttttttgatgaagaacataagaaaaataacaaaaaaaggCTCTCTAATGAGATTTGTCTATAGAAATAATTATCCCttaaacatcatccattcataccacaataccttgttCAAATAAGTATAActatttctaagaatcaataaaaattcaaaagttgttttctcaagtctcacctctcaTAGAAAAGAATGAATTCTTAAACAtggaaaatttctaagcaaatatgtgctaacaaccatcttaccacaatgtttggcatgtgcattaggtaactctagagaaactcttagtaataaagataacaaaaattgactcaaaagtaacattttgcaagaataaataagtaatttttaaaaaaattgaccgtgaaaatattaatatgacaaaaatcaacatgaatgtgcatgaatatgctcactaCCCCCAACCAACATCAGGCAATGTCCttattgtttaaaaatatatacacaaGAAGCGTGAAATGAGAACACGTAGAGAGTGACCTAATGCAAAATGATATGATATTGATTcctagaaaaagaaaaataaatgacaagacaaactatcataataaaataacgaaaaggaagaacaaaataaataacaaaaataaaatatacgGGAAATAAAGAAAGCAAGGAAAGATAAAACCTGATTAGTCTTGGCAAATCGGAGAAAAGTTTCCTCAGGTTGGTTCACCAACTCAATATTCCTGACTATCcaatatcaaaaatgaattttcttttatcctatGTCTCAAAAATGGAAGTATTAGTAACATTctcaggataaagaaaatgttcgtTTTCGGTATCGTGGAGGAAATAGTGTGATTGATCCTTTgagaaaaatttacaaatttcctccacaataaggtttatcacatcagtatgataacaCTTGTTTTCATTTGGAGTTGTCGAAAGAATTTTAGCATGAGAAATATTGTCACTCTGAATAGTAATGGCATCATCCTCATCAAATTTGTATGAAATAGGATTATAGGTTGGTGTCGTTGTTTCCTCATCTGATTGGACTTGGCTAAAATAATGTGAATTAACTTGTCGGTTAATTATGAAAATTGAGTTCGAATAGTAATGTTTCTTATGTGTTTAGTAAAGTTTATTTGTTCCTCCATAAATGTGTACAATGTTTCCTCTAAGGAATCCGTATTAGTCCAGACATTATGTGGAGGTTCATGGTAAGAGTTAGAAAAATCGGGTTCAACATTCCTACTAGATGGTGCCAATTCCCAACCAATCGGTGCAAGGTAGTTGAACTtagacttccaacttgaagcaacAGGGTTTTTCCAGGTAAGATTACTATTCTTGTAGTAAGAATAGTATTGAAAGGCTTCCTCCCTTTCTCTAAGAGTTGAGtaatcttgagcaaaaaggttgaCTCTATCATAGTCAAAATATGGTTCATCATACTCTACCCTTATGACCTTGTTACTTTCTCGACCATACTTAGCTTTCAAGTTTTCTAATTCTCTAGTCAAGAATTGTACTTCAGATTTAAGGTACTCTTTTTCGCTAAGTTGGTGGGCACCTCTAAATAtgctagtaccctcagtagcactagattttggattgtttgaagtgaagagagatatattggataatagtactcaaaacgccgatgatcttcttcattcattcattatttttttaattaattaatttttttttgtaagtattataagcgcaagtgtgtaataGTGTAACAAGTATACACCAAGAAATATTCTCAGGCCAATTGGGAAGGCTGCCAatgtaccactttaggcccaagagcttttctagaactcttTGACgttcttagaaaaggttggagggtaacgctaacatAAACCTTATTTAataaccaatttttctaagacagaacaagtttaGTTTTTACTGATTTctaaaattacacaaatgttctccatactttgtttttttatgctttaaaattttatgattcaaaattttatatttttttcggAAAAAACtaaaatctagaaaataaaattctaaaccta from the Humulus lupulus chromosome X, drHumLupu1.1, whole genome shotgun sequence genome contains:
- the LOC133803261 gene encoding squalene monooxygenase SE1-like, whose translation is MVDQFVIGWISVSLLSLIAFYNLVLKNKTPTDSSGKITECVQNNITAISGECQSKDGDVDVIIVGAGVAGSALAHTLGKVGRRVHVIERDLTEPDKIVGELLQPGGYLKLIELGLQDCVEELDAQRVFGYALFKDGKYTRLSYPLENFHSDVSGRSFHNGRFIQRMREKAVSLPNVQLEQGTVTSLLEDNGTVKGVQYKTKTGQEMMAYAPLTIVCDGCFSNLRRSLCNSKVDVPSCFVGLVLENCNLPYVNHGRVILADPSPILFYQISSTEVRSLVDVPGQKVPSISNGEMANYLKTVVAPQIPPQIYDSFVAAIDKGSIRTMPNRNMPASPQPTPGALLMGDAFNMRHPLTGGGMTVALSDIVVLRDLLKPLHDLNDSFSLCKYLESFYTLRKPVASTINTLAGALYMVFCASPDQARKEMREACFDYLSLGGVFSTGPVSLLSGLNPRPLSLVLHFFAVAIFGVGRLLLPFPSPKRIWIGAR